TAAAATGCTGGTGAGCAGAcaaaggaaatgttttatctTTATGTAAACAGCCTGTCATGGTTCAGTCTCCTACTTATAAATATCTGCAGGTTAAACAGGAAGGGAgggttgtgtgtctgtgtgtgttactactTCATCTGCTGTGTGTGAGATAGTGAGATACTGAGATAGTGACAGTTATTGTCAAACATtctggtgtgtgtgagtgtgtgcatttTACAGGTCTGAAGTGGAGAGTGAGACTAGGGGCCCTTGTTTAagtattttcatgtattttcttACTGTAAGTGTGAAACCTGCTGTCATTTACCCAAAGCGGCAAATAATGATGTTTCTTGTCACTTTTGAAGTGTGATTTAGACAAGGTGTTTGATGCATAAAAGAAGCCAAATGAGCATCTGTACCCTCTGTGGATGAAAGTGCTAGAGcacgggtgtcaaactcaaggctcgagggccaaatccggtcctttaGAGAATCAAATTCGGCCCGCGAGATAAAGTAaaactagctgtgtttccattacttttggaaatgcgcaaaatctaaatagcgcaataaagaCTGCTATAATGGAAACACTCAAAAATCGCTAAAAGGTTTTTGCTTCCACGAaaaggaatttcagacatttcgatattgaaatgtgttgcaaaagtgcaatggaaacactttttctacaaatacacgtcacagagcgtgacgtacatggtcacatgaccacttctctcatgGCGCGgcacgtgtagacagaagaggagacagagacatttcttagcatttaccaaaaatgattactgccacattagacgtgaaacaatgAAAGAATGCTTAGTGTTATAAGGAGatttggagcatccatcttccCACAGCAGAGtcttgcgggatgagatttcactttCACAGGAATTAAGAGGCTCCTGCCAAAAACAGCCATCAAttgaaacacgttcaaagcgtaattatactttgtcaacatttagaaatattgcttttattttgtgaaaatctgtgaTGGAAACCCAGCCAATGACAGAGAAATCATGAATTATCTATACTTCTatactataatgcaagaaatGTCTACGTAAGTGCGTGTGTgctttcgtgtgtgtgtgtgtttgtggagcgaatatcacCCCGGCGAGGTGaatgttcaacctgaaactttgtcaatggcttccaaaGACCACAAGTGTCTGCATCccttattttggagtaatttggtcatttcaaaacgtttattttaattttattttgcccGGACAGcacattcatgttcacccagaagtgaaacctatatagcttttgacctcagagtgagGGGGCACAACTCCTCACAGTGGCGAGCGAGAGTCacatgtgcggccagagccaatcgctgcgcacacagccaagcagacacggactgcaaacacgagtgagagagaggaagatagtttagaccggagatgggggaggggcgtctgagcagccacaatcacactgatatactagcaaagctctcaagtctcacttattgggcctgatgactcaaaatacacaaaactaaatatttatacaaaaagtacacaaaacaacaacagaaaggcacaaaactacaccaaaaaagacacaaaaatacacaaaatgactccagaatcacaccacaatggcaacaaaaaatatataattataaaaaacaatgcacaaaaacacaactgaaagatacaaaatgacacacaatgacaccaaaaaacatacattacagaaaaatacaccaaatgaaaaaaatataaaaatgagtaaaaaaaaaacaacaaacacatttatcatgtgcatgtaccatagaattaaaccaggaaaatcgCACAccctattttactttgcacccgcaaatatagccctttataacactacagagtacagagtatgtacacctctttgtacatccaaccttcaaacacatactcatttggccataattgacaactccaCTTAAGCCCCCACTATGTGAATACAttcttccaacgggcactgtactagttgtgtaaatgaccaaataatctcatattcaccaatttaaaaaaactcatgttttgtttttttcccctttctttatatcacatgaatgcagtcattatTAACTggaaattgtggaaagaactggCAATATTTCCATATATCTTACAATTTCTCAAAAACAATTttacaaaattcctctaaattgcCAAAAACTTGGTAACAAAACCAATAattttgaagtgaattgaactgatattaaaaaactagggcacaatgatgttaaaattgtgtcCCCCCCCCTGATCCGtaattggcccctgaactaaaaggagtttgacacccctgtgctAGAGGGGAGATTCAAGTCAACATGACTAGTTAAAGAAACGACTGAACCCAAAGTGAGAAAGAGAAGATGAGTACCTCCACATATGGCACCACTCTGCAGGTGAATTCTCCCAGTAGCCAGGACTTGGTCAGCTCATGGAAAACCACCATCGGCAGACAGAAAAGGATGAGCACAAAATCCCAGACTGCCAAATTGGCCAAGAGAGAGTTGGAGATGCTCTTCATGTAGTAGTTCTGACACACGATGCACAGGATAGCGATATTGCCAGCGATCCCCACTAAGAAGATGACCCCAGAGACCCCTGTGATGGCATAGGCACCAAAAGTCTCGCTTGTCACTGGGTAGAAAGGGTTCTTAATCTCGTCTCCAAAATCCTGCGAGCTGGGAGGGGTGATCGGCGTGGCGTCCCATGGGTTCTCCTCTCTGAAAGTGAAGAACTCAGACCTCCTGGTGAAGAGGTCAAAGGGCATGTCGGTGGAGGTGAGGGCCACTGGTTTGGGGATGGGTTCCCATGGGGATGTGTGGGGTTGCATCAAAACTAGGGGGCTTTTGTTGGGCCTGTTTCTACccctccttggggctttcttgtGCTCTTTTGTGCCCCCTCCTCCTTCTCCCCGTCCCATTGAGTGAGGCTTAGCCGCATTGTAGCGTCCACCTGCCGGCGTCCCTGTACTACTGGACCCGCCACTCAACTTTATCCACTTATTACGGTGCTCCCCACGTTGGGGGGCGTCCAGGTCCTCCACAGTCCTATTGAAGTCTCTCCTGTTGTGTCCAAATCGTCCCGCCATCACTCTTTTCCAAACATGAGTGGAGTTCCCCCTGATAGGGGCCACCCCAGCCCCAGCGTCAGCCGAGGACCAGGACGCACCTGTGGCGTACCCCGGTGAGAGCGCGCGTTGCCGGGCTTTGTTTTGATGGATCTCCCGCAGCAGAGAACCGCGGAAAGTGCGCCCGGAGTgcgcgctgctgctgctgtcgctgttgccattattaatattaatattagtatTTCTCAGACACAGTAATACCTGTGCGTGGGCCAGCAGAACAAACAACGTCCTCAGTGGCAGAATCATCTGCATGGTCCAGGGTTTTTACAGAGCGCACTTTGAAAATCCTCACGGGTGCATCTTCAGTCACCAACACCCATaatggagagagaaaaaaggggtaaaaacaCAGCAGTGAGCTCTGCAAAGTTGTAAATAATCTCCCAGCAAATGTTTAAAGTGTGAGCATCAGCGCAGGACGGAGAATTGTTGCATGATGTCCGACGAGCTGAAACTGCAGAAACACTGCAGTCCGAGGAAAGCCCGCTGGGCTGCGGTGGTGTGAGTGGGAGACAAGGGGTGGAGACAGGTCGTCCCTCTCCCTCTAGATTTCATCCcgattcctcctcctcctcctcttcctcagcctCCGATGTGTCGGATACGATGAAGAAAACGCTCTCCCCCAGCGGCTAACCCGGATCTGTCAGCAGTCATccatcagagagagagagagagagagagagagagagagagagagagagagagagagagagagagagagagagagagagagagagagagagagagagagagagagagagagagagagagagagagagagagagagagagacacccCTGTGCGTAAAGCCATAGGCCAGCCACGCCCGACAAGACGTGCTAATGAATATATTAGCCACGTTTATGTGAGGCTTTTACGCACAGGCGACGCTGTGATATCCACACTCACCTCACCAGAGGCAGCAGTGACTGATGTCCAGTCACACAGCTGTTAAACAACCCCCAGAAGGAAGAGACACACATCTTTAAAAGATTCATCAGATTTTTAACTGTACATTGTCATTTGCCCACTAGTTATTATTAAAGCTGAACTTCATTGGGTGCACAATACtaatcacacaaaacaagcataaaaacaattttaaattctgattttttttatttttttatttattgcatttcaGCAAAGTTTAAATTaagggtgtttaaaaacaatgtttattcatttttatttataatgataATACATTTGATTGAACATCTCAAGCACAATAAAATAAGTAGAATCAAGAAGCAAAAGTAGCACaagataaaaactaaacagttTGCAATttcatttctgtatttatttatttcccgaATTCCTGAATATGAATGTGATTATAGTTCACACtatttctttctcatttttaaaagcacgGAATAAAGACAGTGTCAAACTGAAGGTccgtgggccaaatccggcccttcagagcatccaaacTGGTCTGCAGCATAAAGTAATAATTAATAGTTATTTTCGTGTAAATTACCAACAGATTCAGTTGTAAATTCCTCAGCTCCTCcaaatctacaaattcaatgaaactaaaCAACAACTCCCAGAAggaaagtaaatatttaaaagATGTATTTGGTTTATTATAACTTCACTGCAAATTGTTATATGCCCACTGAAATATGTGTCGAGTgagctaattattattaaagctgAACTTTATTGGGTGCATGTTACTAATCATCACACAAAATAAGCATAGAAACAGTTTTAAATAATGGATTAGAGTTTATCTATTGCATTTCAGCAAAATTTCACGaggctgtttatttattttatttacaatacaTAATATCTACACTTTACAGagtgattaaaaacacaatgaagTAGAATAAAGAAACACAAGTAGCACAAGAATAAAATTaatatgcacatttttttttttctgaatttcctAACAACAATCATAGGTCACATTATTCATTCCCATTTTTTAAAGCAGGGTCtaaatcacgtgtcaaactaaaggtctgggagccaaatccggtccttcagagcatccaaatTGGCCTGtaggataaagtaaaaatgacggagaaaacataaattgttttgtgtaaattaccaactaattcagttataaatacctcagctcctccaaatacacaaattcaatgaaacatcATGCTTATATCATATGATGGCACTATATGATATCTGAAATTGTCAAAAGAActcttttttactattttttttcacaaaaaagtccctaaattaaatacaaattggtcacaaaatcaaggaaatctATGAGGATTTCAGGATctgatgtactgtatgtcacttattgcttggatatatataaatatatatatatatcaggtaTACGTGGAAGTGGAAAGTATGTTAAAATTGCTCTTTTcccctgcctaaaatctgtgacccacctGAGCTCAAACTGCTCCACATTAGgccactgaactaaaatgagtatgacaccactggtttaaagagtgccctgcgatggactggcgccctgtccagggtgtaccatCGCTTAACACCCAAGGAGAGTTGAAGagagacccccgcaaccctgaaaaaagaagcaatcgggtcagaaaatggatggatggatggatttaaaaagtcatttcaaaataatttgaAAGTGTAGAGCTGAGTTTGTAAATGAGATGATTTTGCAGTGTTCCAACAATTAATTCAAATGTAGTCCATATGCTTAAAGTTAAGATGAATCAGTGTAGACTACATACaagagggatttttttttgcatcagtaCTTTCCTCCAACCCAAGGCCAAAAACAGGCTTATCTAACTGATATTTCTCTGCAAATAATTTTTCTTTAAGCATCTGAGACATCAGTTTGAAAGATTCTTCTAGtttaggtgatttttttttcactacacAATCAGAAAGTACTGCTTTCACACTTTTTTTGGGAATGCAGAATTTTCCATAATTTAATAGCAGAAAGTTGAGATGCTCACGCAAGCTGGTCAAGTTATCCTCTGTCTAGTAGCAGTAATTGACAAACATATAGCAAGTCGAAGattaaacataataatgtatgataaagtaataaataaaaactgtttaaacCTGGTACCTctaataacattttttattagataCAAATCAAAGTgtttgcctcatagatcaataattcAATTTAGTTCAAATTGacactcaatgttttttttttttttttacctccgcTGTATACACtcttaatgtcattttctgaaaagtcTTGAGTCCTTTAtgcggatgcatagaagtgtttttaattcattcttactgtggtttcttgttttctttaatcttaaagtagcagctttaatgtgaaTAAACATCTGACTGATCTCCTCACATTCAAGGATACAAGGTTAACCTGAAGAAATATACAACGACACACTAACTCTCCTCcagacgcacacacatacatacgtCCAGAGCCTGGGTCAATACCTCAAGAGTCTCTTAAGAACTAAATCAAGTGAGTGCATTGTGTCTATAAGTAGTGTAAATGGACTCATACTGGTGGAGGATCAGAC
This genomic window from Gouania willdenowi chromosome 6, fGouWil2.1, whole genome shotgun sequence contains:
- the gpr37b gene encoding prosaposin receptor GPR37b — protein: MQMILPLRTLFVLLAHAQVLLCLRNTNININNGNSDSSSSAHSGRTFRGSLLREIHQNKARQRALSPGYATGASWSSADAGAGVAPIRGNSTHVWKRVMAGRFGHNRRDFNRTVEDLDAPQRGEHRNKWIKLSGGSSSTGTPAGGRYNAAKPHSMGRGEGGGGTKEHKKAPRRGRNRPNKSPLVLMQPHTSPWEPIPKPVALTSTDMPFDLFTRRSEFFTFREENPWDATPITPPSSQDFGDEIKNPFYPVTSETFGAYAITGVSGVIFLVGIAGNIAILCIVCQNYYMKSISNSLLANLAVWDFVLILFCLPMVVFHELTKSWLLGEFTCRVVPYVEVASLGVTTFTLCALCIDRFRAATNVQMYYEMIENCTSTTAKLAVIWIGALLLALPELLIRQLVSEDTGILDEPPIERCIIRISTSLPDMLYVLGLTYEGARLWWCFGCYFCLPTLFTIGCSLVTARKIRRAEQASVRNNKKQIRLESQMNCTVVALAIVYGACVVPENICNIVSAYMAAGVPEQTMSVLHLLSQLLLFCRAAVTPALLLLLCRPLGRAFLDCCCCCCCCNHAPSSATASDDNEHECTTELELSPFSTIRRELSNYTPAGSHC